CCGCGAAGGTCAACCCCAACTCGGTGGCCATCGGTCTGATGGTGCCGTACCCCGGCTCGGAGATCTGGGAGCTGGCTACTCACGGCCAGGGCGGCTACAAGCTGATCGGTGTCAACTGGGAAGACTTCAACAAGCAGATCGGCAACGCCCTGGAATTGGAGAACCTCCCCCGCCGGACCATGGAGCGCCTCCAGCTCCAGGGATATCTCTACGTCTACCTGCGCAACCTGCGCTTCCGTGAGATGTTCGAGGCCATCTGGATCAACCGCAAACGCATCGCCTTCATTCTCCGCAAGCTCATCCGCCCCTCCCGCCGCGTGGCCAGTAGCTCGTGGCTGGAGCCCTCGCGGCAAACGTTACCCGCAACTTGACGGCGCCAATGCCCAGGCTTGCGATAACGAGAGGGGGCCCAAGCAAATGCTTTTGTCCACCGGGGACTGTTTCTCTACAATACCGCTATCCGTGTCCTGCATTGATGGTGCCTGGAGATTCTCGACGTGTCCGCAAGAACCGGCGGTCATCACGGGTCGGTTGGCAAGCAGGTGGTGCTGCCGTGGGGGCAGTCGATTCGCATCTGCGCGGCGGGGATCCGCACGCGGCCGGGGCGGTCGCTACTGACGCTGGCCGGGGTAGTGCTGGCGGTGGCTTTCATGGCCGGGGTGATGACCTCGGCGCGGCTGGCCGACGCGATCGTCCGGACCGGCGACACCAACACCGTTTTCGCCCTGGCCCGAAGTACGGGCATCGACCTGGGCAGCGAAACCGCGCGGCTCAACCAGCAGCGCCGCAACACCTGGCTTGCCGGACTGTCGATTCTGGTGGCCACCGTTGGCATCGCCAATTCCGTTCTGATGAGCGTCACCGAGCGATTCCGTGAGATCGGGACCATGAAATGTCTCGGAGCGATCGACTCGTTCGTGGTACGTCTGTTTTTTCTGGAGAGTGCCTTCGCGGGGATGATCGGTTCTGCCGTCGGGGCCGTGCTGGGCATTCTCCTGGC
The nucleotide sequence above comes from Phycisphaerae bacterium. Encoded proteins:
- a CDS encoding FtsX-like permease family protein; amino-acid sequence: MSARTGGHHGSVGKQVVLPWGQSIRICAAGIRTRPGRSLLTLAGVVLAVAFMAGVMTSARLADAIVRTGDTNTVFALARSTGIDLGSETARLNQQRRNTWLAGLSILVATVGIANSVLMSVTERFREIGTMKCLGAIDSFVVRLFFLESAFAGMIGSAVGAVLGILLATVRIAVAVGPAAIPLGTLAIDALQILAAALVVGTLITILAAIYPAYVAARMQPVEALRVEE